GTCGTCCTCATCCTCGGGCGGCTTGGAGGAGCCGGAGCTGTCCTCGTCGTCCTCCTCGGAATCCTCGCCCTCGGTCTCCTCGTCGTCGAACCAGTCGTCGAGCTCGCCGCCGTCACCCTCGCCCTTCGAGTTCTCGGCGAAGGTCTTGTAGCTGTTCCAGAGATGCTGGTCCTGGACTTCGATCGCGATCGACATTAGGCGGCCTCCCCGAATCCAGTCTTGAGCTTCTGCATGGCGCGGTCGTAGATCTGCTCGACCTCATCGGCCGAGAGCTTCGCCTTGCGCGCGATGTCGTCCCAGGTCTTCTTGCGGTCGATGCGCGCGGTGAGCACGCGCCGCTCCAGCTTCGACAGCGGGTCCTTGTCGGAATCGCCCTTCTTGTCGAAGCGGCCATCCTCGTCGTCGTCACCGCTCGAACCCTTCTCGTCCGGGTCGTCGAGCTTCTCGGGCGGCGTGTCGTCCTCGGCCGGGCCCTCGCCCTCATCCTCGGGCGTGTTGCCCTTGCCGCCGTTGGGCTCGCCGGCCTCGTCGTCCGGCTCCTCCTCGGGCTCCGGTTCGGGCTCGGGCGGCTTAGGCGCGGGCGGCGCCTTCAAGAGCTCGGCGAGCTCGTGGGCGAGATCGTAGCAGTCCTTGCTCGACGCGAGCCCGGCGACCTTCGCCTCGATCGGCCGGATGCGGTCGATCTTGCCCTTGAGGGCAGGGTGGCTCCAGATGCCCTTGGCGTCGAGATAGTCCTTGAACACCGTCTGCCCGGACCAGGCGCGCGCGATCGGCACCATCATGATGCCGAACATGGTCGCCGCGTCGCCCTTGGCCTCGGCCATCTTGAACGCGGGCTCGGTGATCTCGGCGACGAAGAATTCGTGGAGCTTCTTGAGGTTCCAGCCGGAGCCCTTGAAGGTCTCTATCTGCTTCCGCTCGATGAAGGTGTCCTCGAAGATGTTCCAGTAGGAACGCATCTTCTCGCCCTCGTCCTGGGCCTTCTTGTTCCACTTGAAGTCGGTGTGGAGAATGTGCCCGACCTCGTGGTCGATGAAGCCTTGGATCGCGAGGATCAGGCCTTCGGTCGCGTTGTCGGGGATGTAGGGGATGTTCACGCGCTCGGGCTTGAGCGTCTTGGGGTTCGTCGCGACGTAGGCGCGCGAGCCGCGCTGCGTGACTTGCAGCCTCTTGCCCGCGAGGAGCTGAGTGACAGTCACTACAGCTTCTCGCAGGATCGCGATTTCTTGGTTCATCTTGTGCGTGCCTTCAGTCAGTGATGACTGACAATAGATAACAAAATAAAAGCGGTTACTGAACTGGAATGATGACGGAATCGCTGCTGGACGTGATGAGAATGATGACACGCCCGAGCGTCGGGTGGACGCCGGAATACTGCTCGATGCTTCCCATGATATTGAAGCGCTTGTCGGCCAGAACCATCGTCGCCTCCAGCGCCTCTTCCTGAGTGACGTGATGGATCTTCGGGTCGAAGGCCGGCATCGGGGCGCTGATCGCGGCAGGCGTGGGGACGAGACGAAGGGAGTTGTTCGACACGTTCGGTTCCTCGGGTGTGCGGGGTGTATTAGTCAGCAGTGACTGACCATTTCAAGGCAGAAAAAGGGCCGCATTCGGATGTGCGACCCTATGGCAACACCAGCTGGCGCGCGACCGCGCCGGCTGCCTTCGACTTCAGGAGTTCGCCGCCTTCTTGGGCTCGGCCATAAGCTCCTGGAGAAAGGCGGTCAGCCTCTTGCGCTGCTCGACGGACAACTTGACATCGGCGCTGCCGACGATCTCGCGCCAGGGATCGAGCACCGAGAGCTTCTCGTTCTCCGTGGTCATCCGATCGGTGAGCTTCTGGACCGTCTGGGTATCGAAGCCACCCGGCTGATCCAGCTGCAGGCGCAGCAGGAAGACCGGATCGACTTCTAGGGCCGCGGCGATGGCCGGCACCTTATCGAAGGGGACCTTCGTGTCTCCATACTTGAACATGGAGAAAATGTTCGGTCGTTCGTAGCCCGCCTGCGCAGCGATCTCACGCTGGGAC
This genomic interval from Methylobacterium sp. AMS5 contains the following:
- a CDS encoding sigma factor-like helix-turn-helix DNA-binding protein; the encoded protein is MNQEIAILREAVVTVTQLLAGKRLQVTQRGSRAYVATNPKTLKPERVNIPYIPDNATEGLILAIQGFIDHEVGHILHTDFKWNKKAQDEGEKMRSYWNIFEDTFIERKQIETFKGSGWNLKKLHEFFVAEITEPAFKMAEAKGDAATMFGIMMVPIARAWSGQTVFKDYLDAKGIWSHPALKGKIDRIRPIEAKVAGLASSKDCYDLAHELAELLKAPPAPKPPEPEPEPEEEPDDEAGEPNGGKGNTPEDEGEGPAEDDTPPEKLDDPDEKGSSGDDDEDGRFDKKGDSDKDPLSKLERRVLTARIDRKKTWDDIARKAKLSADEVEQIYDRAMQKLKTGFGEAA
- a CDS encoding XRE family transcriptional regulator, giving the protein MSLNAPTKPFENTRMAEFLRKRIEELANRKSQREIAAQAGYERPNIFSMFKYGDTKVPFDKVPAIAAALEVDPVFLLRLQLDQPGGFDTQTVQKLTDRMTTENEKLSVLDPWREIVGSADVKLSVEQRKRLTAFLQELMAEPKKAANS